ccaatatgattcttatttctaagtaaatatttatacaaaaatctaggcttttaatatacattccaACGATTATTAGCTTAAGGGCTTAATCACTAAATCCAGGAAACAAATGCACTGTTCAGAGGAAGAGAAAGACATCAAGTAGAGCATGTGAACTGGCATCAATGTCAATTTGGGGGATAATTAATGCGAAGATAGAACTGAGTCTCAATACGATTCATACCAAGAAGCACTTGTTACCCTTGTAGACTCTTTGCCTGTCTTGCTCATGTTGTCTTGTTAGCTTAGTTGTTATACATATGGAttatatgttattttatatgGTGGTCTTATAAACGGATATCATTTCATGTGACTTTATATGAAATAATGGAGGATAATGGTTTCTGAAGTATAACATAATTTAGCTTTTATCATTGTGATTTCTGGTAGATTGCTGGTATACTTAGAGATGATAGATAGTTTGATTCCTAATCTTATCTTAAGACATGGTGAACACAAGGCATAACATGATATAACACTGAATGAATAACTTGTTCATGATGAGTCAATTATTGAGGTTAAGGTAGTTGCAGATAATGATTCTCTTGAATATAAGGCATTCAGCCTATCAGATGAACTGAACCATAAAAGTTGTACTGATTTTCTCTCCTAGATCCACAAGTTGAGGATGCCATATATATTCCTTAGCTTAACACATGGTGAGAATAAGGTATGCAAATGATGATTCACTTGTGGTGGCATGCACGTAGTTTTCTCTACAAGAGTATATGTTGCCCCATCAATGAGAATGAGCTAGTGCTACCTGATGTGTGGGGGCATGCACGTAGTGCCACTATTTATAAAAATATGAGGGAGTACAAAGGTAACACCCACAATACGAGAGTCCACCAACACTTGTTTGATTACAAATTTAGCAGCTGAATCATAAACTGTTTAGCAGCTGCAAATTGCAGTTTAATTTTTGTAAATACTTGGTTACTGATGGGTGTTGCATATTACTTGAATATTGGGCTTAATTTAGTATATATAGGTACATACTAAAATTTGCCTAACTAAAGTTAACCATATCATACTGTTATATTAGATGTCTAAGTAAATTTATTCATTAAGTTGTTCATGAATTACAAACTTTGTTCACACATTGTGCCACTAACCCCACACCTAAAATGAACTGAACTCTCTGATCTATAGACCATGCATTCATTCATACACAGTATGGAGCTAACATCAACCTAACTTTAAAACATCATAATATTAATATCCAATCAAGTCAATTGTAGTGTATAAATGATGGATAAACTAATCTAATAGAGTTCAAGCATGATCATATATGGTAGAGGGAGAGGGCAGCTAGCCTGGTTTATTACTAGACTACCACAGGCATTGAGTCTAGTACATGCACACAATTACCTTGCCATCAATCCTAAATTTCCAGCTTCACTTCGACTGTTTGCAGAGTTAATTACTACCAATAATTTATCCTATTTAGCCAGGGGAAGTGTTTTTGGCTCTGGACcagcatgcaaaaaaaaaaaaaaaaaaaaatccaggcACCGAGCTTTGATCTAATTGATTTAAAACTATTCTACTGGAAGGTAATAGAAGGAAAAACAGAGTAAGTCACTTAATATCTCCTTACATCAAGACCAACTTTCATTAGATTTGATTACATCTTAACCAACCCAATTTGAAAATATATACTTTATATAAAGTTGCTCCCTCCTATTTAAGGATCACTCACAGAACAGCTGATTTCAGAAGCTTCTATGTTTCAAGGAAAGGCCTCTCAACAGCAAGGCTTTCCTAGAGGTTTCGAGTATCAAAGAAACTTGTAAAAATCCTTAACAGGTAGAGAGAGGTATGCTGATGGCTATTCGAGAAGAAACCCTCACCTACCTTGACATGTACCATATGCTTGCTCACAGACTTTTATGTAAACGGTAGGTTCATTAAACAACTGGTTCTCGGTCCAACACATGATGAACACCTATTTAAGCACAAGCACCTTTTTGGCTTTTCTCCATGataattgagtcaccttcttagAGTTAATTGCTTCATACTCCAAACAAACTGCTCAACTATGCTCTTCTGGACACTATACTTCACCTTAATCACTGCGATCATACTCCCTGCAACTCAAGCTCACAGGAAGCTCACCCCGGACTACTACGACGACATGTGCCCACAGGCGCTGCCCACCATCCGAGTCATGGTGGAGACGGTCGTTGGGATTCAGCCACGCATGGGCGCGTCGCTGGTGCGGTTGCACTTCCATGACTGCTTCGCCAAGGTAAGCTTGCAGGTTAAGTATTTGGAGAAATGCAATGGATGCAAAAAATAACGTCGTGTCTTGGTGATTGAGCAGGGTTGCGATGGCTCGGTGTTGTTGGATGACTCGCCAACTATGGTCGGGGAGAAGACGGCGGCGCCGAACAACAATTCTCTGCGAGGGTTTGAGCTGGTGGACGAGATAAAAGCTACGTTGAACGTTGCGTGCTTTGGAAATGTTGTTTCCTGTGCTGATATCTTGGCCATCGCCGCCAGGGACTCGGTAGTAGCGGTAACGATTTGAACACATTAACCAATCACATAACGAGGGCATTGATTCAGATTTTCCATTTTTTCCCCCCAAAACAAAAAATTGAGTGGAAAAATTTATTCTTGAAAAAAATGCGACTAACAGATTTGAAGTTTCAAGGTCTAACCTTCTTTATGAAGGAAGTTCACAGCGAACTTTTGACGAACACTTAAGGCGCCTGCACTTGCAGCTAGGTGGAAGCTCCTACGAAGTGCTCCTCGGCCGGCGAGACTCGACCTGCGCTAGCAAAGCCGAGGCGAACTCCAACATCCCGTCGCCGTTCTCCAACTTGACGGAAATGCTCTCCAAGTTCCAAGCCCACAACCTCTCCGCCGAGGACCTCGTCCTCCTCTCGGGGGCGCACACCCTCGGATTCGCCAAGTGCAAGACCCTCCGCAACCGGATCTACAACGAGACTTCCACCATCGACCCCGACTTCGCCCGATCCCTAAAGGCGAAGTGTCACCGGGCGGCGGGCGGCAGCGACGACGAGGAGCTGTCGCCGCTGGATGAAACCCCCGCAGCGTTCGACGCGGGGTACTACCAGATGCTTACTCAGCGCAAGGGGATGCTCCACACGGACCAGGAGCTGTTCAAGGGCGACGGGAGCGAGATCGACCGGCTGGTGAAGAGGTACGCCGAGGACGCCGGGGCGTTCAAGGAGGGCTTCGGGGAGGCGATGGTGAGGTTGGGGAGCATCAAGCCGTTGACAGGGAGAGAGGGCGAGGTCCGCGAGAACTGCCGGGTGGTGAATCGCCGatgaattcttcttcttctttcctctgttTCGGCACAATGTTTGGGGCTCAATTTTCCCCCCTTCTCCTCCCCTCTGTTTTCTCATTCAAATCGCGGTCAAATCGGACGGCTAGCAAAGAGTGTGGAGGAGTGCGATGTTTTCATGTGATTGtaaaaatcattatttatatGTAGTTTTTTATGTTTCGAATAAACATTATAAGACAAAAAATGAACAACTTTGTAGTTTGAACACTGAACCCCAACGGTGTTATTAACAAGAACTAACCAACCGAACTAAACACGGTTGACATTGAGAATAAACCAATGCTTTTAAAttctatataaattataaataaaaattattaaaataaaaattccaaTGGCCCATGCAGCTCTCGAACACACGGCTTTCGAATCGTGCTCTAACCAACTGAGATAATGGGCATTTGTTGTTAATGtttgtaatatattttatatattaaaatagaaaataaaaaattaaatggcCTATGCAGGTTTCGAACCTGCGACCTTCGCGTTATTAGCAcgacgctctaaccaactgagctaataggccATGTTATTATGTTTTTCTAATAcattttaatatataaaatatataaataaaaaatttaaaatggccCATGCAGGTCTCGAACCTGCGACCTTCGCGTTATTAGCAcgacgctctaaccaactgagctaataggccGTTTTGATTCCAAATGTAATATTTAAGATTATATAAATTTTAATCTGATAAAATTGAACCACTTTTAATCGTGCCGCcttaaattaaatatttcaaaTCGTGAAATTAAATGAAGGAGTGGTTCATGTTAGCCCACTATTATTAATGGAAGTCAGATGGAATTCTTTTTATTACTGATTGCCATTTTCGCACAAGAATTAAACGGATTTTTTTCCAATTCCACTCGTGTTGGATTATGGTTCCAAAATCGCAGCGGATGCCTAGCAACGAGCTTGCAGTCTGCTCACGAGTTTGTCGGCTGCTCGGATTTGAGCTCACAACCTGGTTATCAGTATGTGGCCTGATCACCAGCTTATCAGTCATATCCCGAGAAAGGATCAGACCATATACTTATCAGTCATAAGCCAGGGTCATTCCTCCCATCCTCTGGAATAAACTGGCCATAAATGACCTACTGCTTAGTCCTTACAAGTTACAACCATGCTCAACAGCAAGGAAACCTACTGCTTAGTCCTTACAAGTTACAACCATGCTCAACAGCAAGGAAACCTACTGCTTGGTCCTTATAACCATGCCCATTGGAAAACCTTGTCACACAGAAACAAAAGCAACACACACGTACACTGATTCACAAAAGAGAAATAGTATTCCATAAAGAAGATAAAGCAAGAGAGGAGAGACAACAGGAATCAGAAAGCAGAACCTTTTGTGAACCCTTGAGCGTTGGCTTTGGCTCATCAAAGGCGATAAGAGGACAAGCAAAGGCCCCTGTAGCACAaggcagaggaggaggaggaggaacatGCATGCACCATGCATGAAACAGCTCCAAcacctcttcttttctttttttttccatttgCCCTCCATGTGTTTGGTCCTACACCTATGCTGCTATCCAATCTTTCGGCTACACAAATTATCTCTGGCTTTCTTTCTCTTTGTTTCTGTGACTTTGTATGCCATTTGATGCGTACATTAGTTGATAACGTCTATAACTTCCAACTGTAAGGCAAAGGAAAAAATTCTCTTTCCCTGCGTTTCACTATCAACTTGCATGAATGAGGCTACTGTTACTCTTTCAGGTTACATTCCAACTGTAATGCCTTTCTTTCTCTGTTTCTTTTATCGATTACCTAGAAATCTAGTGAGGTTGTGGTGGAGCCGAGGAGATGGCCGTTGCTGGAGCTGTTTCTAACATGATTTTCGCCATTGTTAAACAGATCGAGCATGAAGGAGGAAGACTTTCTGGTGGGTGAAGCAAATGGGCTATCTGGCAAATTGTGCTCCACGCTGCAGCCAAGTTATGGTGTAAGATGAAGCTTTGTATCGAAATGAAAACGTAACAAACACATTCTTCTGTAATTAACCTTGGTTGAAATTCACTATCGTCACTGGAGGAGGCTGCCATGGCAGCAGATTCTTCCTTGTCATTCTTCAATGAGCTACTGCTGCTGCTATTGGTGCTACAATTGCAGCTACTGTCCACATTGTTTACGGGCTGATTAGCGGCGAAGGATGTAAGGGAGTTGATGAAGGCGAGAGGAGCCGAAGAAATGCTTCGGTTCTCGTGGGCGAGGAGTTGCAGATCTATGAATCGTCTCCCTTGCAGCTCGATAGCGCGCTGCACCTCTGCTGCCTGTTGTCGCTCCTCTAGCTTTCTTCTCAGCAACAGCTCCTGGCTGCTGCTGTTGCAGAACATCCTTGCTCCTGATGTGTAACACGCAGGACAAATACTTCATGAGATGAGAATGGAGAAGCACGATGGAAAAAGAAAGAACGAATGAAGAGATTAACCGAGCAAATCAAGGTCTCGGGCTTCTCTAGCATCCGAGGCAGTAGGAGTCGTGCACCCATAGAAGTCGCTCCTCTCAGCTTGCTGCTGCTTCCTGAATTCAAGAGTGCAAACGAACGCCATTGGATTAGCAATATCTTGAACAGATCGAGACAGGGGGATAATCTCTTGAAGAGTACCTGAACTTGTCGGGCACTTTGCCTTTCTCCTTGTAGGGCTTGACAAGCACACGGGACTCACAGACGAAGTGAGGGTTCCCCTTCGCCAAAATCAACTTCACGGTCTCCGGGTAGAGGAAGGTCACAAAGCCAAACATCCTCTTCTGCTGATAGGGGATTCGCACGTCTTGTACTGGTCCGTAGATGCTACAAATCCCAGGAGTTTGATGTCTTTTAGGAATGGAATTTGAGAACTCCACGAACAAGTAGGAAGGATCGGAAGAAGGAGGTTATCACCGACCTGAAGTAGTTGGAGACGTCGCCCTCCCTAAAGGTGCTGTCTGCTGGGAAGGTCAAGTAGATCTGCCTGGAACTAGGATTCAGCAGCAAGTCGATTCTTGATCTGCTGAGGAAATTGTGGGCGTCGTCGGTTGCCAGCATCAGCGATGCCGCCACGGCGGTTGCCCTGTGGAGATTTGGGACGCCTTTAAGAGACGTCGCAAAAAGATTACAGTCGTTTAGATGTGAAAAGGTGGTACCTTTGGCTCTCAATTTGCTGCTGCTGAAGCAAGAGGTTGAGGGGATCGGTGGAGGGCGACAACGGGGACGGAAGAACGGAGCCCGACGGAGAGTAGGGGAACGCGGAAGCCTTGAGCTGCGAAGCGCCGCGCATACTCTGGCTCTTCGACCTTAGTAAGGACTCCTGGCATGGCTGCTCCACCGTCGCGCCCATCTTGGTGTTGACCCTCGTTGCGACTTTATCTGGGAGGCCTTCGAGGAATCGGCAGGCGGCGCCGCTCTTGCAGTAGCGCCGAGGGAAGTAGAGGCCAGGCTCCAAGCCGAGACCGCTGGCGTTGTCGCCGAGATCGAGGTCGGCGGCAGCGGCGTTGACAACGGGGGCAATCTGCTGATGACGGTAGCGATTGGACCCCAGTCCCATCCCATAATGGAAGCCAACGGCGTCGACGTTGCTACAAGGGCTCTGACAGTCGATGTCGGAGTGGAACACGTCGTCGCCGCCGCCACTGAGCTTGGAGGCGACGGAAAGCGTGTGTTTGCAATAAGGCGAGGGGTTGAGGCCTCCCGAGAAGGCGAGCTGGTCGAGGTGAAACTCATCAGCAAGGTCAGCGTCGCCGTCGCCGCCACCGCCAACAGAGAAACCCGACGCGTTGACATTCTTAGAGCAAACGCGCTTGTCCAGTGACCCGCTGAAACCACCATTAGCACTGTTCAAGCGGGAGAACCCAGCTGGAGACGCAGGCCAATTAGAGGGGGAAAACAGACCAGAGTTGGAGTTCTGGCGGAGTAGAATGGGGGAGGGGGAAGGGGAAGGGGGAGGAGAGGCGGCGGAGGCGGCCTCGGCGAGGCCCAGCTCCTTCCGGGCCCTAAGAACGAGAGCGTGGAGGAGCGTCTCGGGGCCCAAAGCGAGGCGGATGACCTCCTGCTCGCCGTTCTCCTGCAGCAGCAGCAGGCCCATAATCTTATGGGCGTTCTCCGGGTCCAAGCTCCGCAACTTGGCGAACAAGATCCTTGTCGCCTCGTAAGCGTCCATGGCGGAATCACTTCCTTGGTCGGAGCGCACACCTCACGCCTTCTAGTTCCCTTTTCGGGACACTGCAGCCAATCAGAGGCATTAAAACCCGAGCTTAGCTCAGAGGAGCTGCCATTAATTGAAGATCACCGGAGAAGTGAAGAAGTAATGAGTAGAAAGAAGGAACTGCCAAAACTCTTCTCCGTCTCATTCTTCGGTTTCATGTTGTGGTTCTTAATTAAATGCTCTCGGCAGCTGTCAACTCCATCCCCAAATGCAAGAGGAAGATTTTTTCATTCTAGTCGCCAACAACGCCACCGCCTGCAATTACTTCACCCCTCTCTTCCTCCCCCAACTTGGACAGTGACGAGAGCTTGTGATGGATCTCAATCTGCTCAGATTGTCACTTTGATCGATCAAACACCTTCGCGCTTATCTTTTGTAGCCTTACCACCAAAATGGTCACAGACAGGAGGCCATTTACCATTTTCCCTGTTGCTGTTCTGGTCCTCCCCCTGTCCTTTCCAATTTGCAGTTATTGGCATCGTGTATTCAATCGATTAATTTGGAGAGTCCGAATTTCTTTATACATTTGTCCATTTTCATCCAATCAACCCTAAACACCTCCTCAGCAGCATAGCCATCACTCAAGCTTTGGATCCTCTTGATCGACTCGACTGCCGTCTGCAATAGAGGAAAAAAAATAGCACCGCCGGAGACAGATGTCTGGCTTCATCAGTCCTCAATTATTAGTTTGATTGTCGGAGTCATGAAAACTCTTCACAAGTTTAGtcaaattattataaatttacaTAGAAAAGACAATGAActataaatttaaaagaaatgtccTCTTATAAAAACGTGTGATGGTAGTCTCGCTATCAGAGTAATAATCgaattttagtaatttttatttagcGGTAGAGGCCGAGGCAGAGATAGATTCAATGGTAGAGGTTATGGAAGAGGTAGACTCGAAACTAGTAGATTAACATGCCAACAAAAAGATGATAGACTACAGACGTAAGTAAAAGAAACTATTAGTGACCTCAAGAATACGTTGAAACTTTTCTGCCTGCACCCAAAATTTATCATATTTAAATTCGCCTAACATTAAAAGTCTAATGGActgaaataaaaatttaatagatTGTAGGAgaaaattgaatttatttttgtaaaacttCGTGCTTTAATACCTCAATTTGGATCGGGAGGGAGAAACTGAGTGCGAGCAAGCGAGATCGCGACGGAGATCGATCTCCACCTCGTCGCCTTCGCGTTCCTCTCTCGTTCTCATTCCGCGTAAGAAAGCTGGATCCGTCGCAAGAGACGCCGTTGAAGGCGCCGACGCCGGCGCCTGCGTCGGCGTCCAACGGTCTCATCCGGTACCGGTCGCCGTCCGCACCGGAACTCAGCCGCGAACCCGTGGATCTCGAGGCCAAGATGAAGAGAGCGCGGCAGGAGTCCATCCCCGACAAGATCCATCGATATCGCGCTGTCGTCCTCGCCGTGACGGTGCCCCTCTTCCTGCTCTCCTTGTTCCTGTTCCTCATGCCTCGCACTCCCACGACCATCGCCGTTGTCAGGACGAAGCAAAGGCCTGGAGGGTATGCGGGATCTAAGAGCTACGCTGTTATATTTGACGCTGGGAGTTCCGGGAGTCGGGTTCATGTCTACTGCTTCGATGAGAATTTGAATCTCATGCACATAGGGGACGAGTTGGAGCTCTTTGAACAAGTAATGATCAaaatttctctattttttttatatatcatgTGTTTTCTTTAATTTACTCGGCTTTTACTTTTCTAAGCATTTCAAGCATGAACTGATTGTTTCAGAGTTGAtttcgtaaaaaaaaaaaaaaaattagatctgAGATTCGGGTTCTAGTCTTACATGGATGCACAACATTATGAGGAAAAAAATGCTGATGAATCAACTATATGTTTCGACTCTGAACTTAACAAATAATGAAACAATTAAAAGTTAGAAAATAAGGCATTGAAATAGATTCAAGTATGAAGTAACCTTCAACATTCAACTTTTGTGGACTAACTACTTTTTTCAAGAAGAAAAATTA
This genomic stretch from Zingiber officinale cultivar Zhangliang chromosome 7A, Zo_v1.1, whole genome shotgun sequence harbors:
- the LOC122002549 gene encoding cationic peroxidase 1-like, which codes for MLFWTLYFTLITAIILPATQAHRKLTPDYYDDMCPQALPTIRVMVETVVGIQPRMGASLVRLHFHDCFAKGCDGSVLLDDSPTMVGEKTAAPNNNSLRGFELVDEIKATLNVACFGNVVSCADILAIAARDSVVALGGSSYEVLLGRRDSTCASKAEANSNIPSPFSNLTEMLSKFQAHNLSAEDLVLLSGAHTLGFAKCKTLRNRIYNETSTIDPDFARSLKAKCHRAAGGSDDEELSPLDETPAAFDAGYYQMLTQRKGMLHTDQELFKGDGSEIDRLVKRYAEDAGAFKEGFGEAMVRLGSIKPLTGREGEVRENCRVVNRR
- the LOC122002550 gene encoding zinc finger CCCH domain-containing protein 53-like, producing MDAYEATRILFAKLRSLDPENAHKIMGLLLLQENGEQEVIRLALGPETLLHALVLRARKELGLAEAASAASPPPSPSPSPILLRQNSNSGLFSPSNWPASPAGFSRLNSANGGFSGSLDKRVCSKNVNASGFSVGGGGDGDADLADEFHLDQLAFSGGLNPSPYCKHTLSVASKLSGGGDDVFHSDIDCQSPCSNVDAVGFHYGMGLGSNRYRHQQIAPVVNAAAADLDLGDNASGLGLEPGLYFPRRYCKSGAACRFLEGLPDKVATRVNTKMGATVEQPCQESLLRSKSQSMRGASQLKASAFPYSPSGSVLPSPLSPSTDPLNLLLQQQQIESQRATAVAASLMLATDDAHNFLSRSRIDLLLNPSSRQIYLTFPADSTFREGDVSNYFSIYGPVQDVRIPYQQKRMFGFVTFLYPETVKLILAKGNPHFVCESRVLVKPYKEKGKVPDKFRKQQQAERSDFYGCTTPTASDAREARDLDLLGARMFCNSSSQELLLRRKLEERQQAAEVQRAIELQGRRFIDLQLLAHENRSISSAPLAFINSLTSFAANQPVNNVDSSCNCSTNSSSSSSLKNDKEESAAMAASSSDDSEFQPSVEHNLPDSPFASPTRKSSSFMLDLFNNGENHVRNSSSNGHLLGSTTTSLDF